The Rhodopirellula islandica genome segment CACCATTTTCTCTGATGCTGGTGCTACCGACACGGTCACCTTCTCCTATGCGGACGGTTCAGGGACGACGACCACGAAGAACTTGCTCGATTTCTTAGGAGCCAACAATGCAGCGACCGAGGCCAATCTGGCGGAAGTGATTGTTGAATTGAGTCCTTTGGTTGATTCGGTCGACGACATCAACATCAGTGCGAATACCGACTCGAACTCGGGTGGACCCAGCGGTGGCGGAGCGTTCACGCTGGACATCACCTACAGCGGCATGGATTTGATCAACGTCGATGTTCCTCAATTGCAGGTCAGTGTGCTGTTGTCTGGATCGGCAGGGCCGGTCAACGTGGGGCAGGTCGACGTCAAGAACGCAGACGGCTCGTTCAACAGCGCACCTATCTTGGCAGCGTTGGAACTGAACAGCCGCAATGCGGACAACGCCCAAATCTACGGCAAGAACCGCGTCTTTGGTTCCTTCGAACTGAATCAAGACTTGGGCAGTGGGCCCGTTGACTTGTTCGACGAAATCGGTGCCCTCGGCCCAACGAACAACATTCCCGATGAGTTGGGATCCGAGTTCAATCCTGCTCTCGCTTACGACGTCTTCAGCATTCCCGTCCGCGCGGTCGCACCCACCACTGGGTTGGCGGTCAGCCTGGACGTGCCCGATGAGGGCGACAAGGTTCTGATTTACGGCACGGAAGTCGGCAATGAAAGCGTGCCGGATGACATGATTCAGTTGGACGCATCATCGCGATTCATCCTGAATGTCACTGGTGTGAGCTCCGGATTGACGGCTGCCAACAGCACCCTCAGCCTGACCGAAGACGACGCTGCGACGACGATCGATCTGGCAACGCTGAACTCGGGCAACCCCGCGGGAACGACCTACGCCATCTCGTCGGAAACCGAAAACCTAGGCGACTTCACTCTCAGTGGCAGCATCGTCACTTACACGCCTGACGCAGACGCGTTCGGAACCGGCGATCAATTGGTTTACACCGCCAGCGACGGCACCGACACGGTCACCGGCACCATTGCGGCCACCATCGCGGGTGTGAACGATGCACCGACCTTGGTCGACGACACCGCCAACGTGGAACAGGGCGAGTCGGTTTCGATCGACGTCTTGGCAAATGATTCCGCAGGACCAGGTGAGGACATCGCTGACTTGGTGTTGCAAGACCCAGCGACCACGATCACCACCGTCAACGGTGGAACAGCCATCATCTCCAATGGTGAGATCAGCTACACCGCTGCGGCTGGTTATTCCGGAACCGATTCCTTCACCTACACCGTGGCTGACGGAACCCTGACCGCAACAGCGAACGTGGTGGTGACGGTCACGAACAGCCAAGTTGGCATCAACGCCGCGAACAAGACCGTCACGATCGATGAAGACAACGGTGGCGGGACCACCAGTGAAGTCTTGGTCGCTGACCTCAGCGCCGACAACCTGATCACCATCAACACCGGTGGCAGCACGTTCACGCTGGACAACGCCGTGATCACGAGCGGCAACGGAAGCGTCGACTTCAGTGGCGACCAAATCTTGTTCACCCCCGCTCAAGATGACTTTGGCACCACGACGATCACCTACACGGCCAGCAATGACGTTGGCAGTGACACCGGCGTCATCACCGTCAATATCACTGCTGACAACACCGATTTGACTGCCACCTCGGATGATTTCCCTGTCAACGAAGGTGCGACGGTCACGCTGGATGTGCTCGCGAATGATTTCGACGGTCCCGGCGAAAACGGTGTGTTGACCATCACCTCCGTGACCCAGCCTCCCTTGGGAACGGCGACGATCACCGAGAATGGCACGCGAATCAGCTACACCTCGACCCGTTCTGTTTCCGAAGGCGATGACTCGTTCAGCTACACCATCAGCGACGGCCAGGGCGGTACCTCAACCGCTGTTGTGAACATTGACATTCAGGATGTCTTGGACGCTCCGGTTGCCGGCAACGGTTCGGAAACCGTCGATGAAGATTCCGGGACATTGACCATCGACCTGAGCAGCTTTGTCACCCTGGAAGGCAGCGACACGGTCACGTTCAGCAAGGTCAGCGGCACCGACGCGATTGGAACTTCCGCGGTTGCAGCCAACGGAACATTGACCTTCACTCCGGTTCTGAACGCCAACGGCACCGCGACGATCGTCTACCGTGCGACCAGCACGCAAGGCACGCAGTTGTCCGATGAGGGCACCATCACGATCAACGTGACGCCCGTCAACGATGCCCCCACAGCGACGGATCGGACCGTCACCGTGTTGGAAGACAACAGCATTGAAATCGATCTGAATGGCAACGTCGCGGATGTCGACAGCACCGGATTGACCATCACGGTGGCAGTCAATCCTAGCAATGGATCGGCCACTGCTCTGGGGAACGGCGTGATTCGTTACACGCCCAACACGGACTACAACGGGGTCGACTCATTCACCTACCAAGTCACCGACGGCGACCGGACGACCACCGCAACGGTCACCGTCAATGTCACCGACGTGGTTTCGCCACCGGTTGCTAACAACGGTTCGTTGTCGGCCACGGAAGATGCCGGAACGGTCACGTTGGATCTGTCGACGTTGATCAACTTGGACGCGGGGGACTCGGCAACGATCTCGATCAGCACCTCGCCTGTCAATGGCAACGCCAGTGTCAGCGGCACTTCCGGGGATCTGACCAACTCGACCTTGTCGTACACGCCTGACGCGGACTACTTCGGAAGCGATTCCCTGGTTTACACAGTCACCAACTCACAAGGTGCCACTGACACGGGGACGATCAGCATCTCTGTGGCGGGAGTGAACGATGCTCCGGTTGCCGGCAACGACACCGCAACCACGGTACGCAACCGTGCGGTGACGATCGACGTCTTGTCGAACGACTCGCTCGGACCAGCCAACGAGAACCAAACCGCGACGGTTTCGGTGCCAACTCAGCCTGCTGACGGAACAGTCACTGTCAACGCCGACAACGAATTGGTCTTCACGCCCGACACGGACTTTGTCGGTACCGTGACGATCACCTATCAACTGAGCGATGGTCAGTCGACGGACACCGCAACAGTCGAAGTCACCGTCAATGACTTCAGCCCCTCGGTTGTGTCGGGTCAGTTGTTCGTTGATGCGATCACCAACATTCGGGATGTGATCGACCACGGTGCTGATCCAGTCCGCAATGGGGTTCGCGATTCTGGTGAAACCGCCTTGGGTGGTGTCGCAGTCCGCTTGGTCTCACCTGCCAGCGACAATGAACTCGGCGAAGACGTTGACTTGGTTGTTCTGACGAACCTGGACGGTGAATACACCTTTGAGGACGTTGCACCGGGTAGTTACCAAGTGATCTACATCCTGCCTAACAATGCGGTTGCGGCCGGAGAGGCAGCGGACGGGATCATCCCGATTGAAATCGGATCGGAAGGCGGAGCCTCACCTGTGGGAACGTTCGCGTTCGCAAGTTTGGGTGACGCCGGCCAAGGCAACAGCTCGATTCTGTCGACCAACACCAACGGCGGCAGCGGTGTTCCCGAAGGCGTTGAAGATGGCGAAGGCGGATTTGTTTCATTCGGCAGTGGTGGCGGTCAATCGATGTTCTTGGCCGGCAGCGGCTTTGAAGGCGTCGAGTACGCGGAATTGGCCATGAATCGGAACAACGACGCGGCGTTGCTCACCATCATCGAAGAAGATGGCGATGTGCGAACGGCACAAGTGAGTGGCGAACACCTGCGAGTCAACGCGAGTGGAACCGCGGTTCAATTGCTCGGCGGAGTCAATGACTTCGACTTCGATGCCAGCCTCGAAGATTTGGTCGAGAGTGAATACCCTGCGTTCCGTGACGCGATCGACATGATCCTCGGCAACAGCTGAGTTCGAATCCGAACCTTGAGAACAACGAAAGCCCCGTCGGTTGAATCCGGCGGGGTTTTTTTGTGATGTTCACCGAGTTGATCACCTCCGGAGTCCGGGGAATCGTCACAACCGGTGCGGATGACGCGACCGGTGAGCTTTCCGGACTTGATTCGAACTACCTGATCGGAATCAATTTCGATCCCCCCGAGTGCGAGTTATATAAGTTGCGACGTGGAGTTCGACTCGGGCTCCGGCAAAACCAACCGTCCAAGCTGATGGGTTCATGTTTGTCATGGCCATCGCTCTTTTCGAATCTCTTGAGGTATCCCTGTGAAGAAGTTGTTCTATTCGTTCGCGATTGCACTGACCGCAATGGCTTACGGCACGACCGCCAACGCTCAATGTTGTGGCGCCCCTGTTCCTGCTCCCGCCTGTGGTGGTTGTGGTGCCGTCGTTTCAGCATCGCCTGCGGAAGGTGCTCCTGCTGCTGACGCTGCAGTTGCTCACGCCGCGGTTGCCGAAGGTTGTGGTCCTGCCATGACGACTCAAACCATCATGGTGCCTCAACAGGTTACCGAAAAACAGATGGTCACCGTGACGGAGATGCGGCAAGAAACGCGTCAACGCAACTACACCGTTGTGAAATCAGTGCCTCGCACTGAAACTCGCACTCGGATGGTGACCAAGCAAGTTCCTCGCCAAGTCGTGAAGACTGAGAACTACACCGTCATGGTCCCATCGACCAAGACCGAAGAATACAGCGTTCAAGTTCCTGTCACGAATGAAGTCGAACAGACTTACACCGTGATGGTTCCGAAGACGAGCACCGTGGAAGAAACCTACACGGTTCAAGTTCCTGTCACGACCGAAGTCGAAGTGCCTTACTCGGTTCAGGTTCCTTACACCGAAACCGCGACTCGCACTTACACCGTCAACGTTCCTTACACCGAAATGGTCGAAAAGAACTACTCGGTTTGCGTTCCTGTGACGGAAAACGTCGAGCGTACCTACACCGTTCGCGTCCCAACCACCGAGCAAGTTGCACAAACCTACACCGTTCGCGTGCCTTACACCGAAACGGTTGAGCAAACCTACACCGTTCAAGTTCCTTACACGGAAACCTTGACCGCTTCGCGTACCGTTTGCAAACGCGTTCCTGTCACCAAGACCCGCACTGTCTGCAAAGACATGGGTAGCTTCCAGTGTGTGACCGAAGAAGTTCCTGCCGGCAACGGTTGTGGATCGAGCTGTGGTGGATGCGGATCGTGCGGCGGATGCTCCGACGCATGCGGATGTGGCAGCAGCTGTGGCGGATGCACTCAAACGATCACCAAACGCGTTTGGGTTCCTAACTTGGTCAGCGAAGAAGTTCCTTACACCGAGTACGTCAGCGAACGTTCGGAAGAGCCTTACACGTACACCGTGAACAAGTGCCGCACCGAAACTCGCACCCGTCCTGTGACGGTTTGCAAGTACCGCAACGAAACAAAGACCCGCATGGTCAACGTCACCAAATGCCACTTGGAAACCCGTACTCGTATGGTTCCAGTGACTCGCATGACACGTGAAGTTCGCACTCGTCAGATCCCTGTTCGTCGTTGCCGTCAAGAACAACGGACGCAAGAGTACCAAGTCACCAAGTGCCGCACCGAACAACGTGTTCGCAAAGAGCAACGCACCAGCTACACCAGCGAAACTCGTACACGTTCGAAAGAAGTGTGCACGATGGTTGCCGAAACTCGCACTCGCATGGTTCCTCAAACGACCATGACAACGGAAGCTCGGACTCGTGAAGTCACCGTCATGGTTCCTGAAGCCAAGACCCGTGAGTACACCGTCACCGAGTGTGACACCGTCACCGAAGAAGTCCCTTACACCGTCACCGTGATGGACCAAGTCAACGAAGAAAAGACCGAAGACTACACCGTTTGCGTGCCAGTCCAAGTTGAAAAAGAAGTCGAAGTCACCAAGACGATCATGGTTCCTCAAACGGTTGAAGTCCCCGTTTCGAGCGGATGTGGATCGGCTGCCGGAAACGGCGGAGCTGGTTGTGGCGGATGCAGCGGATGCGGTTCGGCCGCACCAGTTGCATCGGGCTGTGGCTGCTGAAGAGCGACCTTCGACCGTCGGTCGAATTGAAACCATCTCTCACGTTCACGTGAGTTCGAATGAGGCCAGCAATCTTCGGGTTGCTGGCCTTTTTTCGTTCTCGGTTGCAATTTGTCTGCTCTCTGCCCGCAGTTCCAAGGTCAGTCTTCTTCCCCGCATGTGGTTGGAAGCCCGGGGATTCGCTCCGTTGGAACCGGCCCTGTCCGGCGGGGCATTGCCGAGCACGAAAGGCTTGGTTCGGATACGCGACTTGGCGGCGTGAAGCAGGTCGGCAGGAGTCATGGGGGGCAACCATGTGAGCCGTTTGGGTGTTCGCTCCGGTTGTGCTTGAGGACCGTGGCGAACGCCAAACGGCTCCCATACCCGAAGACCTCTGCAGGCCTGCTTAGAATGAACCGAACTGGACATCGCAAAGGATGAATCGCATGAAGATCACATTGGTTGGCACAGGACGGGTTGGGTCCGCGATTGCATTTGGATTGACGATCAATCCTCTGGCCAGCGAATTGTTGCTGCTCAATCGTTCACGCGAGAAGGCCCAAGGGGACGCGATGGATTTGACGCACGCCGCGGCGCTCGTCAACAGCAACATGAAAATCTGGGCGGGGGAAATCGCAGATTCGAAAGATTCCGATGTGATCGTGTTCACCGCCTCGGTTCCATTTCGGTATCCCGGTCAAACACGTTTGCAAATGGGCCAGGACAACATGCCCATCCTTCGGGAATGGATGCCGGCGCTCGCCAAGGCGAGCCCCAACGCGATCATTGTGATGGTCAGCAACCCGGTCGACGCCTTGGCCTACGAAACCATCCGGTTGACAGGGTTCGATTCCACTCGCGTCATCGGCACAGGAACGTTGGTGGACAGCATTCGATATCGAGCGTTGTTGTCGACCGAATTGCAAATCCACGCCGAAGACATCCGTGCGTACATATTGGGCGAGCACGGTGATTCACAATTTGCCGCATCATCCATCGCGATGACAGGTGGCGAACGGTTCTACCCCAGCGACACGTCCCGGCGAATGTTCGAAGAAACCAAAGCGATGGGATACGAGGTGTTTCGTCTGAAAGGACACACCTCGTACGGGATCGCCATGGCGACGATCACCATCCTGGACAGCATTGTTTATGACCTGCGACACACCCTGCCGGTCAGTGTGTTGGTCAATGGATACTTGGGCGTGAAAGACGTTTGCCTGTCTTTGCCGGCAGTCATCGGACGCCAGGGAATCACTCGCGTGTTGCGTCCAACTTTGTCCGACGATGAACAGGCGGCGTTCCGCCATTCGGCCGAGGTCGTCAAGCAAACGTTGGCGGAAATGGAAAGCGGTTGCTAAGCAACGCACGGAATCCCTGTCGTAGTGGACGAGGCAACGAGTCCTTTGGGCATGACACGTTGGAGGATCCGAGTAGAACAGTTGTCCTCAACTGTTCCGTCGGGCAGTTCAGGATTGCCAAACTTCATCGCAACCAAGCCAAGTTCCAACCGTTTGAATTATCTTGCTCCACTCCAGCAACCAACTGATCGAACATCCGGAAACCGAGGTTCTGGACTGCTTCTTGCCCTCGGACCTCGCTCTGGCATTTTGAAGTTGCGCTTTTTGCATTCGGTTTTCTTGGCCAAAGGCCTTCGTCATCGTAGCCTGGGGCATCGCCCCAGGGATCGAGAATGAAGGGGAATTGGTTGGCCAACGGCCAACATCAACTCACACGTTTTGAATTGAATTTGGCCGTTGGCCATTCGAGGAAAAATCGCAACTTCAAAAAGCGTGAGCGAGGGACGCCCCCAACTCCCACGACGGCCCCATCCGGGGCGAAACCCAGACGCTAGCCACCATTTGTTTTTCGAACGTCCTCAGCGGGAGGGGGCGGAAAGCGAGCGTTGAGCGAGATTTCCGGGGGAGGGCAGTGCGCGCCGCTTCCCATACCCGGCCCTCACCCTCACGTACGCCTGAACGGCGTCGCTCGACCACTCCCCCAACTTCGTTTCGGGAGAGGTGCGCCATGTGGAAATCCGCCGAAGCGCGGTCTCAGAAAACGGCGCGACTTCTCACAACGCAGTGGGGAGTCCACCTCATTGAGCTTGCGAGCGAGAACCAGTGGGACCGCCCGTGATCGCTCGGTCAGACGGCAAAGGCCGCGCCGCGGTTGCGAAGCCGCGTCGGTACAAGTGTTCTTTCAACGTTCGAAACGCGGCGAAACTCTCGGGGTAAACCCAGACCGTGATGGTCGTTTTGGATGGGTCTCGCCCTGCCAGTTCGACGTCGAGCAATCGGCTGGATGTGAGGACTTGATCAATCGGCTGCCCGTGTGGTTCTTCGAGTGGTTCGATGACCATGCCTGCCAGTTGAACCCGGGTGCCCATCGAAGTCTTGCCACCCTGGGTGACTCGCCCGGAGGATTTGTCCATCGCGTAGTGCGCGACGTACCCGCGAATGGGGCCGACGGCGGACGAGGAACGTCCGTCTCGTGAACCACGGATGACACGGCCAAAGTCTTCTTTGATGGCTTTGAGCAGCGGTTCGATCGGAACGACAGAGACTCGGTCGTTCTTCAGTCGCAAATGGATCTCATCGCCGAAGACGGTTTTGGCCATGGGGGTCGGGAGGTGTTCCACCGCGACCACGGGCGACTCTTGGTTTTCGAGCCGTTCCTTGGTGCCGGCCAATGCCGCCAGGCTGGAGCTGACCTCTCGCATTTCGCGACCGAGTTTGGCTGCCTTGACCTTGGTTTGGTCAAGTTGCTTTTGCTTTTCAGCCCAGGCTTCTTCGGCCAAGGTCAACAGGTCCAGCAGGGCACCACGTTCACGTTTGGTTTGTTCCAATTCCGCGTCATAGCGCTTGACCATGTTCTCCAGACGCATGGATTCGCGTTGTGCCGACGCGGCTCGCATGGCCACTTGCGCCAGTTGTGAAAGCTGCGCATCGCTTGCCAGCTTGGGTTGCGGCGGAAGCGGTTCCTCGGGCGAAACCAGCTCACCAGGTTTTTGAGCGATTTCGTCGGGCGACGTCAACGCACGGGTGATCCGTTGTGTCTGGGTTCCCAGCACCACCACCAGGATGATCAGAATCCCAACGAGGTTGGCAACAATGTCCAAGAAGGCATCGTGACCGAGTTCCAATGTCGTGCGTCTGCGTCGACTCATCGAACCCTCCGCGTGATTTCAACGCCGCTGTCGTGCATCAACGTTTGCAATTCATGGAAACGTTGA includes the following:
- a CDS encoding Ig-like domain-containing protein, whose product is MKNLRQLLRSVSPSSSRKRSEDRSRANRSNKRRLLSESLEARQLLAGDVPSVVDTAPQEESTHAVAHNYWRAYDVDNNKYVTALDALMVINHLNSRGEGEALTEGDEFTGFVDVTGDNRVTALDALSVINALNRGEGEADMPLVEFVLAARNLDDTLVDNTTGATDVLPDDNVELTYNVDVNEVFKLEVGVKDLRSRMETGVFRAVTDIIADQSGVLEPAVGELQQVVFDNTIFSDAGATDTVTFSYADGSGTTTTKNLLDFLGANNAATEANLAEVIVELSPLVDSVDDINISANTDSNSGGPSGGGAFTLDITYSGMDLINVDVPQLQVSVLLSGSAGPVNVGQVDVKNADGSFNSAPILAALELNSRNADNAQIYGKNRVFGSFELNQDLGSGPVDLFDEIGALGPTNNIPDELGSEFNPALAYDVFSIPVRAVAPTTGLAVSLDVPDEGDKVLIYGTEVGNESVPDDMIQLDASSRFILNVTGVSSGLTAANSTLSLTEDDAATTIDLATLNSGNPAGTTYAISSETENLGDFTLSGSIVTYTPDADAFGTGDQLVYTASDGTDTVTGTIAATIAGVNDAPTLVDDTANVEQGESVSIDVLANDSAGPGEDIADLVLQDPATTITTVNGGTAIISNGEISYTAAAGYSGTDSFTYTVADGTLTATANVVVTVTNSQVGINAANKTVTIDEDNGGGTTSEVLVADLSADNLITINTGGSTFTLDNAVITSGNGSVDFSGDQILFTPAQDDFGTTTITYTASNDVGSDTGVITVNITADNTDLTATSDDFPVNEGATVTLDVLANDFDGPGENGVLTITSVTQPPLGTATITENGTRISYTSTRSVSEGDDSFSYTISDGQGGTSTAVVNIDIQDVLDAPVAGNGSETVDEDSGTLTIDLSSFVTLEGSDTVTFSKVSGTDAIGTSAVAANGTLTFTPVLNANGTATIVYRATSTQGTQLSDEGTITINVTPVNDAPTATDRTVTVLEDNSIEIDLNGNVADVDSTGLTITVAVNPSNGSATALGNGVIRYTPNTDYNGVDSFTYQVTDGDRTTTATVTVNVTDVVSPPVANNGSLSATEDAGTVTLDLSTLINLDAGDSATISISTSPVNGNASVSGTSGDLTNSTLSYTPDADYFGSDSLVYTVTNSQGATDTGTISISVAGVNDAPVAGNDTATTVRNRAVTIDVLSNDSLGPANENQTATVSVPTQPADGTVTVNADNELVFTPDTDFVGTVTITYQLSDGQSTDTATVEVTVNDFSPSVVSGQLFVDAITNIRDVIDHGADPVRNGVRDSGETALGGVAVRLVSPASDNELGEDVDLVVLTNLDGEYTFEDVAPGSYQVIYILPNNAVAAGEAADGIIPIEIGSEGGASPVGTFAFASLGDAGQGNSSILSTNTNGGSGVPEGVEDGEGGFVSFGSGGGQSMFLAGSGFEGVEYAELAMNRNNDAALLTIIEEDGDVRTAQVSGEHLRVNASGTAVQLLGGVNDFDFDASLEDLVESEYPAFRDAIDMILGNS
- a CDS encoding lactate/malate dehydrogenase family protein; the protein is MKITLVGTGRVGSAIAFGLTINPLASELLLLNRSREKAQGDAMDLTHAAALVNSNMKIWAGEIADSKDSDVIVFTASVPFRYPGQTRLQMGQDNMPILREWMPALAKASPNAIIVMVSNPVDALAYETIRLTGFDSTRVIGTGTLVDSIRYRALLSTELQIHAEDIRAYILGEHGDSQFAASSIAMTGGERFYPSDTSRRMFEETKAMGYEVFRLKGHTSYGIAMATITILDSIVYDLRHTLPVSVLVNGYLGVKDVCLSLPAVIGRQGITRVLRPTLSDDEQAAFRHSAEVVKQTLAEMESGC